In Aegilops tauschii subsp. strangulata cultivar AL8/78 chromosome 3, Aet v6.0, whole genome shotgun sequence, one genomic interval encodes:
- the LOC109766414 gene encoding uncharacterized protein isoform X1, producing the protein MTPDHIEAAKVFVETLASSKKHAHRTVVDVPPSDGDICTPAMLHDVLMFKWLNGAIINAYSKHLQHRDFSDRYISTTWFPKFKLNRARGKTKSVNDIDSENLTKKTKVLTRVMDEYFRRDKAYFPMYVNDNHWITIVMHTVKEEFQVLDSNSKGAISQRIRNMIAILRAEISKDIMKANSTLEAKKIPDVSSWPINEYKMPRQKDGVSCGIFVMWCIKYWDGDRWTYEFDQEEINASRPRIVAEIIFSEVNKLEKVKMKIVKIMEKE; encoded by the exons ATGACTCCGGATCACATAGAGGCAGCCAAAGTTTTTGTTGAGACTCTTGCATCGTCAAAGAAGCATGCACACCGAACCGTGGTTGATGTGCCGCCATCAGATGGGGACATATGCACGCCAGCTATGCTTCACGATGTCCTAATGTTTAAATGGTTGAATGGCGCT ATCATCAATGCATATTCTAAACACCTACAACACCGTGATTTTTCTGATCGTTACATATCAACAACGTGGTTCCCCAAATTTAAGTTGAATAGGGCAAGGGGAAAGACCAAGTCAGTAAATGATATAGACTCAGAGAATCTTACAAAGAAAACAAAAGTCCTCACAAGAGTAATGGATGAGTATTTCAGACGGGACAAG GCGTATTTTCCTATGTACGTTAATGATAATCATTGGATAACCATAGTGATGCACACCGTCAAGGAGGAGTTTCAAGTTCTTGACTCAAATTCTAAAGGCGCAATTAGCCAAAGAATTCGCAATATGATTGCCATCCTG AGAGCTGAAATTTCTAAGGATATTATGAAGGCCAACTCAACTCTTGAAGCAAAAAAAATTCCAGATGTCTCATCGTGGCCAATAAATGAGTACAAAATGCCGAGACAAAAAGATGG AGTGTCTTGTGGAATTTTTGTGATGTGGTGCATAAAATACTGGGACGGAGATCGCTGGACATATGAATTTGACCAGGAAGAGATTAATGCGTCAAGGCCACGTATTGTCGCGGAAATTATTTTTTCAGAGGTGAACAAATTAGAGAAGGTCAAGATGAAAATTGTTAAAATCATGGAGAAGGAATAG
- the LOC109766414 gene encoding uncharacterized protein isoform X3, with the protein MLHDVLMFKWLNGAIINAYSKHLQHRDFSDRYISTTWFPKFKLNRARGKTKSVNDIDSENLTKKTKVLTRVMDEYFRRDKAYFPMYVNDNHWITIVMHTVKEEFQVLDSNSKGAISQRIRNMIAILRAEISKDIMKANSTLEAKKIPDVSSWPINEYKMPRQKDGVSCGIFVMWCIKYWDGDRWTYEFDQEEINASRPRIVAEIIFSEVNKLEKVKMKIVKIMEKE; encoded by the exons ATGCTTCACGATGTCCTAATGTTTAAATGGTTGAATGGCGCT ATCATCAATGCATATTCTAAACACCTACAACACCGTGATTTTTCTGATCGTTACATATCAACAACGTGGTTCCCCAAATTTAAGTTGAATAGGGCAAGGGGAAAGACCAAGTCAGTAAATGATATAGACTCAGAGAATCTTACAAAGAAAACAAAAGTCCTCACAAGAGTAATGGATGAGTATTTCAGACGGGACAAG GCGTATTTTCCTATGTACGTTAATGATAATCATTGGATAACCATAGTGATGCACACCGTCAAGGAGGAGTTTCAAGTTCTTGACTCAAATTCTAAAGGCGCAATTAGCCAAAGAATTCGCAATATGATTGCCATCCTG AGAGCTGAAATTTCTAAGGATATTATGAAGGCCAACTCAACTCTTGAAGCAAAAAAAATTCCAGATGTCTCATCGTGGCCAATAAATGAGTACAAAATGCCGAGACAAAAAGATGG AGTGTCTTGTGGAATTTTTGTGATGTGGTGCATAAAATACTGGGACGGAGATCGCTGGACATATGAATTTGACCAGGAAGAGATTAATGCGTCAAGGCCACGTATTGTCGCGGAAATTATTTTTTCAGAGGTGAACAAATTAGAGAAGGTCAAGATGAAAATTGTTAAAATCATGGAGAAGGAATAG